A single Providencia manganoxydans DNA region contains:
- the amtB gene encoding ammonium transporter AmtB — MAMSKLFQCVYLLLIASFPASVLASEEGIDKADNAFMMICTALVLFMIVPGIALFYGGLLRSKNVLSLMAQTMVILALVSVIWVVYGYSLSFSEGNDFFGGFSQFMLKGISIESLSATIPQFVHVAFQGAFACLTVALVVGALGERVKFSAVLIFAFIWTTFAYIPMAHMVWGGGLLAQDGALDFAGGTVVHINAAVAGLVGAYLLGKRIGFGKEAIKPHNLPMVFMGTAILFIGWLGFNSGSAGSANSIAALAFINTVVATSGAVLSWVFAEWIFRNKPSLLGACSGCLAGLVGVTPGAGAVGVAGALIIGLISGIAGLWGVVILKRWLKVDDVCDVFGVHGVCGIVGCLLTGVFASAALGGMGYVEGVTMMKQVGIQAFSIIVCVIWTAVIAYLAFLIADKTTGLRADMEQEREGLDITHHGESAYN; from the coding sequence ATGGCGATGAGTAAACTATTTCAATGCGTTTATTTGCTACTAATAGCGAGTTTTCCTGCGAGTGTACTCGCATCTGAAGAGGGTATAGATAAAGCCGATAATGCTTTTATGATGATTTGCACTGCACTGGTTTTGTTTATGATTGTACCAGGGATCGCTTTATTTTATGGCGGGTTATTACGTAGTAAAAACGTTCTATCACTTATGGCGCAAACTATGGTGATTTTAGCTCTAGTTTCTGTCATTTGGGTTGTTTATGGCTACAGTCTTTCATTTAGCGAAGGAAATGATTTTTTTGGCGGCTTTAGCCAATTTATGTTGAAAGGAATTAGTATTGAAAGCCTTTCAGCAACGATCCCACAATTTGTACATGTTGCATTCCAAGGGGCTTTTGCTTGTTTAACTGTTGCGTTAGTTGTTGGCGCTTTAGGTGAGAGGGTCAAGTTTTCTGCGGTCTTAATATTTGCCTTTATTTGGACGACTTTTGCTTATATACCAATGGCACATATGGTATGGGGTGGTGGTTTATTAGCACAGGATGGTGCGTTAGATTTTGCTGGTGGAACCGTTGTACACATTAATGCGGCAGTTGCGGGGCTTGTTGGTGCTTACTTACTTGGTAAGCGAATTGGTTTCGGAAAAGAAGCAATAAAACCACATAATTTGCCAATGGTTTTTATGGGGACGGCAATCTTATTTATTGGTTGGCTCGGTTTTAATTCAGGCTCAGCAGGAAGTGCAAACTCAATTGCTGCGCTTGCCTTTATCAATACTGTTGTTGCAACGTCCGGTGCTGTGTTGTCATGGGTGTTCGCGGAATGGATTTTTAGAAATAAGCCTTCGTTACTCGGCGCTTGTTCTGGCTGCCTTGCAGGATTAGTGGGTGTGACACCCGGTGCAGGCGCTGTTGGTGTTGCTGGTGCACTGATAATAGGCCTAATCTCTGGTATTGCAGGGCTATGGGGAGTGGTTATTTTAAAACGCTGGTTAAAAGTTGATGATGTATGCGATGTATTTGGGGTACATGGCGTTTGTGGCATTGTGGGGTGTTTATTGACAGGGGTATTTGCTTCTGCGGCATTAGGTGGGATGGGATATGTCGAAGGTGTCACGATGATGAAACAAGTCGGTATACAGGCATTTAGTATTATTGTTTGTGTGATATG